A region of Thermobifida halotolerans DNA encodes the following proteins:
- the ffh gene encoding signal recognition particle protein, with protein MFETLSDRLTTVFSSLRGKGRLSEEDINATAREIRLALLEADVALPVVREFIARIKERARGAEVSKALNPAQQVIKVVNEELVEVLGGETRTIRFAKNPPTVIMLAGLQGSGKTTLAGKLARWLSAQRNTPLLVAADLQRPNAVTQLQVLGERAKVAVYAPEPGNGVGDPVEVARSSIDHARRNNHNVVIIDTAGRLGVDEEMMRQAADIRDAVSPDEILFVVDAMIGQDAVNTAQAFLDGVGYDAVALTKLDGDARGGAALSIRHITGRPIMFASTGEKLEDFDLFHPDRMASRILDMGDVLTLIEQAQRTFEEAEVEKMASTLASEEDFTLEDFLEQMMMIRRLGPIGNLLGMMPGMGQMRDQIDNIDERDLDRVAAIIRSMTPAERANPKIINGSRRLRIANGSGTQVGEVSGLVTRFFEAQKMLRQMKQGGIPGMPGMPGIPGMGGGRKKAAKAAGKKGKKNKQRSGNPMKARQQEAERAAQRERKRTEAPADNGGLPAGFGGGAPQLPPGFGGGKIPDLSDFKLPKKK; from the coding sequence CGCTGCGCGGCAAAGGCCGTCTCTCCGAGGAGGACATCAACGCGACCGCGCGCGAGATCCGTCTCGCCCTGCTGGAGGCCGATGTCGCGCTGCCCGTCGTACGCGAGTTCATCGCGCGGATCAAGGAGCGCGCACGCGGAGCGGAGGTCTCCAAGGCGCTGAACCCGGCCCAGCAGGTCATCAAGGTCGTCAACGAGGAGCTCGTCGAGGTCCTGGGCGGCGAGACCCGCACGATCCGGTTCGCCAAGAACCCGCCGACGGTCATCATGCTGGCGGGCCTGCAGGGTTCGGGTAAGACGACTCTGGCGGGCAAGCTCGCCCGGTGGCTCTCCGCCCAGCGCAACACCCCGTTGCTGGTCGCGGCCGACCTCCAGCGGCCCAACGCGGTCACCCAGCTCCAGGTCCTGGGCGAGCGCGCGAAGGTCGCGGTGTACGCGCCCGAGCCGGGCAACGGGGTCGGCGACCCGGTCGAGGTGGCGCGCAGCTCCATCGACCACGCGCGGCGCAACAACCACAACGTCGTCATCATCGACACCGCGGGCCGCCTCGGCGTCGACGAGGAGATGATGCGGCAGGCCGCCGACATCCGGGACGCGGTCTCCCCCGACGAGATCCTCTTCGTCGTCGACGCGATGATCGGCCAGGACGCGGTCAACACCGCGCAGGCGTTCCTCGACGGGGTCGGCTACGACGCGGTCGCGCTGACCAAGCTGGACGGCGACGCCCGGGGCGGTGCCGCCCTGTCGATCCGGCACATCACCGGCCGTCCGATCATGTTCGCCTCCACCGGCGAGAAACTCGAGGACTTCGACCTCTTCCACCCCGACCGCATGGCGTCGCGCATTCTCGACATGGGTGACGTGCTCACCCTGATCGAGCAGGCGCAGCGCACCTTCGAGGAAGCCGAAGTCGAGAAGATGGCCAGCACGCTGGCCTCCGAAGAGGACTTCACGCTCGAGGACTTCCTCGAGCAGATGATGATGATCCGCAGGCTCGGCCCCATCGGCAACCTGCTGGGCATGATGCCCGGCATGGGGCAGATGCGCGACCAGATCGACAACATCGACGAGCGGGACCTGGACCGGGTCGCCGCCATCATCCGGTCGATGACCCCGGCCGAGCGCGCCAACCCCAAGATCATCAACGGTTCGCGCCGCCTGCGCATCGCCAACGGTTCGGGAACCCAGGTCGGCGAGGTCAGCGGCCTGGTCACCCGGTTCTTCGAGGCGCAGAAGATGCTCCGCCAGATGAAGCAGGGCGGTATCCCCGGGATGCCGGGCATGCCGGGGATACCGGGCATGGGCGGCGGCCGGAAGAAGGCGGCCAAGGCCGCGGGCAAGAAGGGCAAGAAGAACAAGCAGCGCAGCGGCAACCCCATGAAGGCCCGGCAGCAGGAGGCCGAACGCGCCGCCCAGCGCGAGCGCAAGCGCACCGAGGCACCCGCCGACAACGGGGGGCTGCCCGCGGGATTCGGCGGCGGGGCGCCGCAGCTTCCCCCCGGGTTCGGGGGCGGGAAGATTCCCGACCTGTCCGACTTCAAGCTGCCGAAGAAGAAGTGA
- the rpsP gene encoding 30S ribosomal protein S16, whose amino-acid sequence MAVKIKLKRMGKIRTPQYRIVVADARTKRDGKAIEEVGKYHPKEEPSFIEVNSERVQYWLSVGAQPTGPVQHILKLTGDWQKFKGLPAPTKPLKVAEPKDKEAQEAAFQAALKELVLPGAESKGGKSRKAGEKPAENTAEKSEGEA is encoded by the coding sequence GTGGCTGTCAAGATCAAACTCAAGCGTATGGGGAAGATCCGTACGCCGCAGTACCGGATCGTCGTGGCCGACGCGCGTACCAAGCGCGACGGGAAGGCGATCGAAGAGGTCGGCAAGTACCACCCGAAGGAAGAGCCGAGCTTCATCGAGGTGAACTCCGAGCGGGTGCAGTACTGGCTGTCCGTGGGGGCCCAGCCCACCGGTCCGGTGCAGCACATCCTCAAGCTCACCGGCGACTGGCAGAAGTTCAAGGGTCTGCCCGCTCCGACCAAGCCGCTCAAGGTCGCCGAGCCGAAGGACAAGGAAGCCCAGGAGGCCGCCTTCCAGGCCGCGCTGAAGGAGCTTGTCCTGCCCGGCGCCGAGAGCAAGGGCGGAAAGTCCAGGAAGGCCGGCGAGAAGCCGGCCGAGAACACCGCGGAGAAGTCCGAGGGCGAGGCCTGA
- a CDS encoding RNA-binding protein — MLEEALEHLVRGIVENPDDVHVRSRRLRKGKVLEVRVHPDDLGKVIGRNGRTAKSLRTVIGSLAGGRYVRVDLLDLNEVR; from the coding sequence GTGCTGGAAGAGGCGCTTGAGCACCTCGTCAGGGGAATCGTCGAGAACCCTGACGACGTCCATGTGCGGTCCCGCAGGCTCCGCAAGGGCAAGGTGCTCGAAGTCCGGGTCCATCCCGACGATCTCGGGAAGGTGATCGGTCGCAACGGCCGCACCGCCAAGTCGCTGCGGACCGTCATCGGATCGCTGGCCGGCGGCCGGTACGTCCGTGTCGACCTGCTGGACCTGAACGAGGTGCGCTGA
- the rimM gene encoding ribosome maturation factor RimM (Essential for efficient processing of 16S rRNA), whose amino-acid sequence MRLVVGRIGRPHGVRGEVAVEVRTDTPEERFLEGAVLDTDPADAGPLTITAVRRHGGRLLVRFGGIADRTAAEGLRGVFLVVDSADLPPLDDPDEFHDHELIGLRVETTDGAAVGSVADILHHAQDTLVVRGERGGEVLVPFVRELVPEVDTGAGRILIDPPPGLLELGQ is encoded by the coding sequence GTGCGTCTCGTCGTCGGCCGGATCGGCCGCCCGCACGGAGTCAGAGGCGAGGTGGCCGTCGAGGTGCGCACCGACACGCCGGAGGAGCGCTTCCTGGAGGGAGCGGTCCTCGACACCGATCCCGCGGACGCCGGACCGCTCACGATCACGGCGGTGCGGCGGCACGGGGGCCGGTTGCTGGTGCGTTTCGGGGGGATCGCCGACCGCACCGCGGCCGAGGGGCTGCGCGGTGTCTTCCTCGTCGTGGACTCCGCGGATCTGCCTCCGCTGGACGACCCCGACGAATTCCACGACCACGAACTCATCGGCCTGCGTGTGGAGACCACCGACGGCGCCGCCGTCGGCTCGGTCGCGGACATCCTGCACCACGCCCAGGACACGCTCGTGGTCAGGGGGGAACGGGGAGGCGAGGTTCTGGTGCCGTTCGTCCGCGAACTGGTGCCCGAGGTCGACACCGGGGCCGGACGCATCCTCATCGACCCGCCCCCTGGCCTGCTCGAACTTGGCCAGTAG
- the trmD gene encoding tRNA (guanosine(37)-N1)-methyltransferase TrmD: MRIDIITIFPDYFAPLDLSLIGKARRTGLIDVRLHDLRRWTHDRHHTVDDTPYGGGPGMVMKPEPWGEALDAVTGDAGGTPPRLILPTPSGPPFTQRDAVRLAGEPWLVFACGRYEGIDARVAVDAARRMPVEELSIGDYVLNGGEVATLVMVEAVSRLLPGVLGNAESVAQDSFAPGAMDNLVEGPVYTKPAVWRGQEVPPVLLSGHHGAVDRWRRDEALRRTARNRPDLLDRFGPDDLDQRDREVLSEERLQDTPESVAD; encoded by the coding sequence ATGCGCATCGACATCATCACGATCTTCCCCGACTACTTCGCCCCGCTCGACCTGTCCCTGATCGGTAAGGCCCGCAGGACCGGGCTGATCGACGTGCGCCTGCACGACCTGCGGCGGTGGACCCACGACCGGCACCACACCGTCGACGACACGCCCTACGGCGGCGGCCCCGGCATGGTGATGAAGCCCGAGCCCTGGGGGGAGGCGCTGGACGCGGTCACCGGCGACGCGGGCGGGACGCCGCCGCGGCTGATCCTGCCGACCCCCAGCGGTCCGCCCTTCACCCAGCGCGACGCCGTCCGGCTGGCCGGGGAGCCCTGGCTGGTCTTCGCCTGTGGACGCTACGAGGGCATCGACGCGCGCGTCGCGGTGGACGCGGCCCGCAGGATGCCGGTCGAGGAGCTCAGCATCGGCGACTACGTGCTCAACGGGGGAGAGGTCGCCACCCTGGTGATGGTGGAGGCCGTCTCCCGACTGCTGCCCGGGGTGCTCGGCAACGCCGAGTCCGTCGCCCAGGACTCCTTCGCCCCGGGAGCGATGGACAACCTGGTGGAGGGGCCGGTCTACACCAAGCCCGCGGTCTGGCGCGGCCAGGAGGTGCCGCCGGTGCTGCTGTCCGGGCACCACGGCGCGGTCGACCGCTGGCGACGCGACGAGGCGCTGCGCAGGACCGCCCGCAACCGTCCCGACCTGCTGGACCGGTTCGGCCCCGACGACCTCGACCAGCGCGACCGGGAGGTCCTCTCGGAGGAGCGGTTACAGGACACGCCGGAATCTGTGGCAGACTAG
- the rplS gene encoding 50S ribosomal protein L19 has translation MHTAIQELEKVQLRSDVPDFRPGDTLNVHVRVTEGSRTRVQVFKGVVIRRQGAGIRETFTVRKISYAVGVERTFPVHSPVIEKIEVVTRGRVRRAKLYYLRNLRGKAARIRERR, from the coding sequence ATGCACACCGCCATTCAGGAGCTTGAAAAGGTCCAGTTGCGCTCCGACGTGCCCGACTTCCGTCCGGGCGACACGCTGAACGTCCACGTTCGGGTCACCGAGGGCAGCCGGACCCGGGTCCAGGTCTTCAAGGGCGTGGTGATCCGGCGGCAGGGGGCGGGAATCCGCGAGACCTTCACCGTCCGCAAGATCAGCTACGCCGTCGGCGTCGAGCGGACCTTCCCGGTGCACAGCCCGGTGATCGAGAAGATCGAGGTCGTCACCCGCGGCCGGGTCCGTCGCGCCAAGCTCTACTACCTGCGCAACCTGCGTGGCAAGGCCGCTCGTATCCGCGAGCGCCGCTGA
- the lepB gene encoding signal peptidase I, translating to MSNDERSLGPAGNTDPDNIGDRSPSGESAAGSGSPASTSGGAGGLSGEGHDDTGKNPDGTMSAKKKGGDSQGSFWKELPILIVIALVLAFVIQKWVVQPFYIPSSSMEDTLLVGDRVLVNKLVYQFRDIERGDVIVFNGGGTWDEGTEVVVSDGGNPVSRFFTWVGQQLGAAPTGKDYIKRVVGLPGDTVECCDEQNRLVVNGVPLDEEYLYPDSLATHEEFGPVTVPEGHLWVMGDHRSISYDSRKHQSDRGGGAIPEDAVVGEAFVIMWPLENIGTLSTDAFDELDEETADQAAGAVPSALGAAAAFPVHLLGRGSWRRSRSGIDPDHCRE from the coding sequence ATGAGCAACGACGAACGGTCCCTCGGCCCGGCCGGGAACACCGACCCAGACAACATCGGCGATCGCTCCCCCTCGGGGGAGTCGGCCGCTGGTTCCGGCTCCCCCGCGTCCACGAGCGGGGGAGCCGGTGGGCTTTCCGGGGAAGGGCACGATGACACTGGAAAGAACCCGGATGGCACCATGAGCGCGAAGAAGAAGGGCGGCGACAGCCAGGGGTCCTTCTGGAAGGAACTCCCCATCCTGATCGTGATCGCCCTGGTCCTGGCGTTCGTCATCCAGAAGTGGGTGGTCCAGCCCTTCTACATCCCCTCCAGTTCGATGGAGGACACCCTCCTCGTCGGGGACCGGGTGCTGGTCAACAAGCTGGTCTACCAGTTCCGCGACATCGAGCGCGGCGACGTCATCGTCTTCAACGGCGGCGGGACCTGGGACGAGGGGACCGAGGTCGTGGTCTCCGACGGCGGCAATCCGGTCTCCCGCTTCTTCACGTGGGTCGGTCAGCAGTTGGGCGCCGCACCGACCGGCAAGGACTACATCAAGCGGGTCGTCGGCCTGCCCGGCGACACCGTGGAGTGCTGCGACGAGCAGAACCGGCTCGTGGTCAACGGGGTGCCGCTGGACGAGGAGTACCTCTACCCCGACAGTCTGGCCACCCACGAGGAGTTCGGACCGGTGACCGTGCCCGAGGGGCACCTGTGGGTGATGGGCGACCACCGCTCCATCTCCTACGACTCACGCAAGCACCAGTCCGACAGGGGAGGCGGCGCCATACCCGAGGACGCGGTGGTCGGTGAGGCCTTCGTCATCATGTGGCCGCTGGAGAACATCGGGACCCTGTCCACCGACGCGTTCGACGAACTGGACGAGGAGACCGCGGACCAGGCCGCGGGGGCGGTCCCGTCGGCGCTGGGAGCGGCCGCGGCGTTCCCGGTGCACCTGCTGGGACGAGGTTCGTGGCGCCGTTCGCGAAGCGGAATCGATCCGGATCATTGTCGGGAATAG
- a CDS encoding DUF2469 domain-containing protein, producing MSSEDLEKYEAEMELQLYREYRDVVGLFSYVVETERRFYLTNHVDLQPRSTDNGEMYFEVTMQDAWVWDMYRPARFVKNVRVVTFKDVNVEEITKADLEIPPHHSSD from the coding sequence ATGAGTTCTGAGGACCTGGAGAAGTACGAAGCCGAGATGGAGCTCCAGCTCTATCGCGAGTACCGGGACGTCGTCGGACTGTTCAGCTACGTGGTGGAGACCGAGCGCCGCTTCTATCTCACCAACCACGTCGACCTGCAGCCGCGCTCCACCGACAACGGTGAGATGTACTTCGAGGTCACGATGCAGGACGCGTGGGTCTGGGACATGTACCGACCGGCCCGGTTCGTCAAGAACGTCCGCGTGGTGACCTTCAAGGACGTCAACGTCGAGGAGATCACCAAGGCCGACCTGGAGATCCCCCCGCACCACTCCTCCGACTGA
- a CDS encoding YraN family protein translates to MRARSRSAARRQALGRRGEEIAADYLTRMGMLVLDRNWRCRDGEVDIIARHGDTLVVAEVKTRSGDRFGGPTEAVDETRCARLHGLGRRWARARGCSARVRVDVVGILARPGGRWFLRHRRGVA, encoded by the coding sequence ATGCGCGCACGATCACGGTCGGCGGCCCGGCGGCAGGCACTGGGGCGGCGCGGTGAGGAGATCGCCGCGGACTACCTGACCCGCATGGGCATGCTGGTCCTGGACCGCAACTGGCGGTGCCGGGACGGCGAGGTCGACATCATCGCACGCCACGGAGACACCCTGGTCGTCGCCGAGGTCAAGACCCGGTCCGGTGACCGCTTCGGCGGCCCCACCGAGGCCGTGGACGAAACCAGGTGCGCCAGGCTGCACGGGCTGGGGCGCCGCTGGGCGCGAGCCCGCGGCTGCTCCGCACGGGTCCGGGTCGACGTGGTGGGGATACTGGCCCGGCCCGGCGGCCGGTGGTTCCTCCGCCACCGTCGGGGGGTGGCCTGA